The following DNA comes from Alienimonas californiensis.
ACAGACGATCCCCCCGCAGGCCACGCCCCCCGCCACGCCTTTGGCCAGAGTAAAGATGTCCGGCCGCACGCCGAAGGTTTCCGAGGCGAACCAGTGCCCGGTGCGGCCCATGCCGGTTTGCACCTCGTCGAAGATCAGCAGGGCGCCGGCTTCGTCGCAGATGTCCCGCAGCCCCTGCAAAAAGCCGGGCGGATGGACGTTCACGCCGCCCTCGCCCTGCACGGGCTCGATCATGATCGCGGCGGTCTCCGCGTCGACCAGCTCGCGGACGGCGTCGAGGTCGTTCAGCGGGGCGTAACGGAACCCGGGCATCAGCGGACCGAGGCCCGCGTGATACTTCGGCTGGGCCGTCGCCGTGACGGCCGCGAACGTCCGGCCGTGGAAGCCCTTCTCGAAGGTGACGACCCGATATTTTTCCTCCGGCGTGTGCAACCGGGCGAGCTTCAGGGCGGCTTCGGTGGCCTCCGCCCCGCTGTTGCAGAAGAACGCCTTGCCGAAGCTGCGCTGGGTGAGGAAGTCCGCGAACGCCGCCTGCTCCTCGATCAGCCAGGTGTTCGGCACGTGGATCAGCCGGCCGGCCTGCTCGCGAATCGCCTCGACCACCCGCGGCGGAGCGTAGCCCAGCAGGTTGCAGCCCCAGCCGGGGAACAGGTCCAGGTAGGAACGACCCTCCGCGTCCCACACGCGCGAGCCCTCGCCCCGCACCAGACTGATCGGCAGGCGGGGGTAGTTAGGGATGACCGCTCGCTCGAACAGCGCGGCGGTCTCCACGCTGGAGCGAAACGTCGGCGGATCGGCGAGAGCGGGCATGCGGCGGGGCAACTGGAGAAATTCTGGGTGAGTCAACGAAGAGGCCCGGCCGGGCCTCTGCGTTAGCGGGGGTCGTCGGCGACGATCTCGGTGCCGACGCCGCTGTCGGAATAGATCTCCAACAGGACGCTGTGCGGCGTGCGGCCGTCGACGAAGTGAATCTTGGTCACGCCGGCCAGCAGCGCCTCCAGCGCCGCCTCGACCTTGGGGATCATCCCGCCGGAGATCGCCCCGCTGTGGATCAGCTCCTCGGCACGATCGGCGGTGAGGTGCTGGATGAGGGTCGATTCGTCGTGGGGGTCGGCGTACAGACCGGCGACGTCGGAGAGGAACACGAGCTTCTCGGCGCCCAGCAGGCGGGCGAGGGCGGCGGCGGCGGTGTCGGCGTTGACGTTCAGCAGCCCCGCCGGCCCGGGCACGCGGCGATCGCGGGCCAGGGAGGGCAGCACGGGGATGCGGTCTTCCTTCAAGACGTCTTCGATCGCCCGGTGGTTCGCGCCGATCGCCTCGCCGACCAATCCCAGGTCCAGCGGCTGCCCGTCCTCGCCCGGCAGGGTGAGCGGACGGCCGTAGAGGGCCAACCCGTCCGGGGCGCCCATTTCGAAGTTGCACAGGGCCACCGCTTTGCCCCCCTGCCGTTCGATCCCGGCGGCCAGCGAACGGCTGATCCCGGCCAGCGTCTTCGCCACCACGGACAGCGAATCCGCGTCCGTGTAGCGGCGGCCGGCGACGAACTTGGATTCCAGCCCGGCCTCGGCCATCGCGGCGCTAATCGCCTTGCCGCCGCCGTGCACCAGCACGGGCTTCAGGCCGACCGTCTCCATGAAACGCACGTCCGCCAGCAGGCAGTCGACGGCCTCCTCGTTCTCGAGGGCGCTGCCGCCGAGCTTCACCACGACGTACCGCCCGCGGAACGCCCGGATCCACTCGCCGGCGCTCAGCAGGGTCTCCGCGTCGCGGATCGCCCTCTCGCGGGCATCGGTCGCGTTCGGGGCGGGACGAAGGGCCAGCGAGCCGGCGTCTGCGGGGGGCGCCGGCGGCACAGGACGGGGGGGCGACGGGGTCGGAAACGAAGGGGAAGGGGCGATTGTGAACCGGCCGACCGACGCGGTCAAACCGTCGGGGCGGTCCGGGGCGGTCCGGGGCGGGCGGGCCGGGAGACTTCGCAGAAGTTTCTCAGCCCGCCGTCGTCGTCATAGCCGGACTCCGCGATTCGACCGCGGGGAACCCAACGGACCGGGACGAACCGGCCTCAAACGGCGGACTGGGGCGCCGCCGAGGCGGCCGGTCGGTCGATGCACCTTCCTGTGCGGGACCCGGTCCCGCACCGTCTCCTCTCCCCCGCTTCCCCCGCCCGCAACCGGCCAAGGACGGCCCGCCGGACCGCCCTTATGCCCAACCCCCGTTTGCGTTCCCACCTCCCCGTCGGGGATCTGTTGGACCTCGCCGAGCGCCCCGAGCGCCCGCCCGCCCGCCCGGTGTGGCTGGGTCGGTTCGTGGACGCCGCCGCGGAGTTGTTCGATCCGCTCAGCGGCCTCGGCCGGGTGGGCTTTCGCAGCGAACCGGGCGAGGACGGTTGGGCCGTCGCGCTGTTCCTGGGCGCCACGGAGATCGTCGGGGGTCCCGGCGACGGCACGGTCGCCCCGGCCCGCTTCCGCTTCGACGCCGCCGGATTGGCGGCCCTGTTCGACGAACCGCCCGCGGTGAGCCTGGAAGTCGCCCCGCCGCAATCCGCCGCCGACGCGGACACCGACCGGGGGGAACGGCTGGACGCGGCGCTGACGCTGGTGGGCACGGTCGAGGGCCACGCCCTCAGTGCGACGGTGCTCAGCGTGCCGCCGGCCGGCGCCGAACCGGGGTTCAAGCGCTACGCCAACGGCCTGCAATCGCCCCTCCCGGCCTGACGCCGCCGGCAGTCGCCGTGTGACGGCCCGTCGGGCCGCGGGCCCGGCGAACGTCGGACGCGGCGGGGCGGTCGATAGACTGACCCGTTCGCCGCCGCATTCTCGTTCTGAAGCGTTCGCCCATGTCGCCTAAAGCTCGCCGCATCACCGGACTGGTTCTGATCTGGCTCGTCGGTCTGGCGTTGGCCGCCAGCGCCGGCATGAAACTGGCGGGGATGGCGGAGGGCGAATCCGCCTCCGCCGGCGGGCTCGACGGGTTGATCCGGCCGTTGGGCGTCGTCGAACTGCTGTCGGCGGTTCTGCTGCTCGTTCCGTTGACGCATCGGCTGGGTTTGTTGCTCTGCACGGCCTATCTGGGTGGGGCGATCGCGGCCAGCATCGTCATGATGGGGCTGGCCGAGGCGCTGCCCGCCGCGATCCTGCAGGCACTGCTCTGGACCGGGGCGACGCTCCGCACGCCGGACCTGCTCGGTCCGCTGCTGGTGCGCCCCGCGCCCGTCGGCGCCCCGCCCGTTCGCTCGTCCGCTGCCGAGACTCCGCTTTGAACGATCCGCTGCACCCCGGCCTGCCGTCGCGGCACGAATACTGGATGCGGCGGGCGCTGGATCTCGCCGCCGCCGCCGGGGAGATGGACGAAGTCCCGGTGGGGGCGCTGGTCGTGTACGCCCCGCCGGTCGGCCCGGAGGAGGAGGACGTCGGCCTGACGACGGAGCGGGTGATCGGCGAGGGCTACAACCAGCGGGAGACGCTGTCCGACCCCACCGCCCACGCGGAGATGATCGCCCTCACCCAGGCCGCCGAGGCACTGGGCAGTTGGCGGTTGGACGACTGCACGCTGTACGTCACGCTGGAGCCCTGCCCGATGTGCGCCGGGGCGATCGTGAACGCCCGCGTCCCCGCGGTGGTCTACGGCGCCGCCGACCCCAAGGCCGGCGCCTGCGACAGCCTGTTCCGCCTCACGGACGACCCCCGCCTGAACCACCGCAGCGCCGTCCTCGGCGGCGTCCTGGCCGGCGAGTGCGGGGCGATCCTGACGGACTTTTTCCGGGCCAAGCGGGCGCTGGGGAAAAAGTGACGTTCGCGAAAGAGGCGTGAAAGCCGGCCCGCTTCTCGCAAGGATCAACGCACTCGCAACAGGACTCTCGCATGCTTCCCTCGACCGTGGGCGACCTGCTCCTCCCGCACGAACCGCGGCCGAGCTTCACGGTCGATCTGACGCGGGAGTTCAAGCAGATCGCCGACCGCTGCGATGTGTGGCTGTCGGTCCGCGGTTCCACCCTCCTTACCGGACACGCGGCGTTGGAGCAGGCCGAGGAGGTGCGGAAGGTCGTCGAAGCGATCTTGAAACTGGGGGTGCCGCGGGAGGCCGTGCATCTGGCGGACGTGTCGATCGACAGTAAGAGCGGCGTGTTCACCCGCTCCACCGAGGCGGCTTACGCCCTGCGGGTCGAGGTGACGGATCTGGCGAGGCTGGCGGACCTGCTCACGGCGGTCACGGCCCCGAAGACCTGCCGGCTGGTGCGAATCGACTATCGATTCTCCGACGACGAGGCCGTGGCCGACGAATGGATCGCCCAAACGATCGGCGACTGCGTCCGCCGCGCGAAAGCGGTCGCCGCGGCGGCGGGAGTCACGCTGGGAACGTTGCGGGAGGTGACCCACGAAGTCATCCGCCCGCGGCCGTCGTCCTACTCGTCCGACAGCCGACTCGGCGGATTCGACGACGACCTGATAGGAACGCGGCTCACTGAGACCGCGGATTCGCTGCCCGGTCCGGTGGTGCGAGAGCGACGCGTTCGGGTCGACGCCGGGTTGCGGTACGAAATCGGTCCGCCGGACGACCCTGCCGCCGGAGCGACGGCGTGACGCGCCTCCCGCTTGGGCCGGCACGGGGCGGCCGCTAGGCTGCCCCGGCGTTCGCCCGACTCTGTTCTGCCCGCCTCGCCGTATGTCCGGTTCCGTTTCCCGCCGCACCGCCCTGCAAACCGGGGCGGCCGCCGTCGCCCTGACCGGAGCGCCGTTCCTGCGGGCGTTCGACAAAACCGGCTCGAAGCCCGTCACCGTCGGTTCCGGCGAACACGTTTACCAGTGGCAGGGGAACTGGGGCGAACTGCCAACGGGGTTCGCCTGGGGCAATACGCACGGCGTCTGCCAGTCCGCGGACGGCACGATCTTCCTCTGCCATCAGGCTGAGGGCGGCCCGAAGCGGGCCGTCGTGCTGGCGTTCGATCCGGACGGCAAGTTCCTGCGGTCCTGGGGCGAAGAGTTCCACGGCGGCGGCCACGGGCTCGATCTGCGTGAAGAAGGCGGCGAGGAGTTTCTGTATCTGACCGACCTGTCCCAGCCCTGCACGGTGAAGTTCACGCTGGCCGGCGAGGAAGTCCGCCGCTGGGGCCAGCCGGACGCCAAGCAGTACGGCGACGGCCAGCGGTACATGGCGACGAACGTCGCCTTCACCCCGGACGGCGGCTTCTTCGTCGGGGACGGTTACGGGTCCAGCCACCTCATCAAATACGACGCGAAGGGCGACCTCGTCGGCGTGTTCGCGGAGAAGGGTGGCGAGCCTGGCCAGTTGAACTGCCCGCACGGCCTGCTGTGGGACGACCGCCCCGGCCGCGAGCCGGCCCTCGCCGTGGCGGACCGCGGCAACCACCGCATCAGCTATTTCGACCTGAACGGCAAGTTCCTGCGGGTCGAAGCGGCGAACACCGTGCCCAGCCCCTGCGACTTCGCCGACGTGCATGAGTCGGGCGTCCGCCTCGTGCCGGACCTCAGGGCCCGGGTGACGCTGCTGGATGCGGAGAACAACCTGCTCACCCACCTCGGCGACGACGCGGACTGGATCGAGTCCACCCAGGCGGACGGCCGGGCGATGCGGAACAAGCCGAAGCAGTGGAAGCCGGGCCGGTTCGTCGCCCCGCACGACGCGGCGTTCGTGAACGGCGGGGACATCCTCGTCGCCGAGTGGGTGCCGACCGGCCGCCTGACCTATCTGAAGCGGGTGTGATCCAATCCCGCCCGGCCGTTTGCGACGCCGGCCCGGCGGGCGGCGAAGACCCGGCGGGGACGGCCCGCCGGTTGGCCCGGCAGTACGCCCGCACCGCGGACGGTCTGCTGATCGGCGAGCCGGGGCGGGGTCTGCTCGCGCTTCCCTCCCCGCCCGGGGCCGTCGGGCCGATTCGTTGCGGCACGACAGCGCTGATCCCCGGCGGACCGCTGGCCGCCCCGGAGGATGCGGGGGCGCTGATCCGCCTGACGGAGGCGTGGGCCGAGCCGCTGGGTCTGGCGCCGCTGTCGTTGAACGTGACCGAGGCCGAACTGCCCCCGCTCCTCGCTGCCGGCTACCAGCCGACGCGGACCGCTTCGGAGTGCGTGGTGAGACACCCGGGGGACTGGTCCGGGTCCCGGTACCGGGCGGTGCGCGCCGCCTGCGCCCGGGCGGAGCGGGGCGGGACGGTGGTGCGGGAACTGAACGACCACGATGCGGCCTGGCAGGACCTCCCGGCGATCTTCGCCGCGCACCTCGCCGCCAAACCGCAGCGGCGTCCGGCCGGGCCGTTCGTCGCCCTGCCGCCGACAGGGCCGTCGGACGAACGAAGGGTGTGGGTCGCCGCGGTCCGGGGGGGCGCCGTCGGCTTCGCCACCGCCTGCCCGCTGGGCCGCTGGGAGGCGGACGGGTCGCGGCGCTGGACCCTCGGGGCGTTCCACACCCGGCCGGACGCCCCCCCCGGCACGGCCGCGGCCTTGGTTCGCGGACTGCTGGATGATTTGGTCGCGGAAGGGATCGGCGCCGTCTCCCTCGGCCCGGCGCCGGCGGTGGTGACGGGGCCGGCGCCAGCGGGGGAGAACCGACTCGTGGCCCGGGGCGTGCGGGCGTGGATTCGGGCGGGCAACGGCCTGTTCGACGCCCGCGGCCTGTGGCATTTCAAATCCCGATTCCGGCCGACGCTCGAACCGCTCTACGCCTGTGGTCGGCCGCGGGTGACGGCCCGGCAGGCGGCCGACTTCGTCCGGGCCAGCGGCGTGCTGCGGGTCGATCCGCGGCGGGCGCTGCGGGGAACCTGGGCTGACCTGCGGCGCCCGGCGGCCTTCGGCGCCCTTCCGTAACGGCGCAGCAAAGCGTCCCGGACCTTGGGAAAGATCCGGGACGCGGGCGACTAGTTCAGGTGGTCTCGACTACGGGCCGAGGACCGGCATCGGGTCGGGGATCTCGGAGATCAGCCCGCGTTCGTACAGGCGGCGGGCGCACTCCGGGAGGTGCTGGTTGAGGTAGTCCAGCATCGCGGCGTCGTCGGGCTCCCAGCCGTAGCGGCCCAGTTCAGCGTACACGTCGGCCGGGTCCTCCCGCAGGACGAGCAACTGATAGGCGGCGACGATGCTGCCGGTCCGCTGCGAGCCGGCGGCGCAGTGCACCAGTACCTTGCGGTCCGCCCGACGGGCGCTGGTCAGGGCGACGAGGGCGTTGAAGTAGGTCTCGAAGTCGCCGGTGCCGTCGCCCCGCAGGGGGAAGCGTTCGAACTTCACGTCCTCCATCGCTTCGACCGCGGCGACCTCCTCCGGGTGACCGGGTTCGTCCTTGTCGTTGCCCATCAGGCAGATGACGGTGTCGATCCCGTGTTCCTCAAGGGTGGGCACGAACATCGCCTCGGAGATCTGCCCGCTGCGGAACAGGCCGTCGGTTTCGACGACGCCGAAGCGTTTGGCGATGAATTCGTACTTCACCGCGTCCCAGGCCAGGACCGCGGCGAGGCCGGACAGGATCAGGAAGCCCGCGATCCACCAGCCGCGCTGGGCGGACTCGTGTCTCCGCGAGGAGGAACGATGCGACTCCGACCGGCCGGCGGCGGACTGTGAGTCGGTGGCGCCCATGGCGGACGACGGGGTGGCAACGGCGACGGACATGACGAACTCCTCGAGGGTGGCGTGTTCCCGTCTTCGCACAACTCCCGGCTGATTGGGAGACCGGTTCCCGCCCTGAAAAATCGAGGTCCGCGACGGAAAAACGGAGCCGCGGACGCCCGCGGTCACCAATCGACCGTTCCCGATCGGATCTCCCGGGCGGCCTGGCCGTCGAACACCCGCAGGGCGCCGTCGGCGGTCACGCCGCAAGCCGTGCCGGACACCTTAGCGGCGCCGGCGGCGACGCTCACCGCCCGTCCGGCCAGCACGTCACGGGCCGCCCAGAGGGTCGGATCGAGCCGGCCGCCCTCGGCGAGATCCGTGAAGGCGGCTTCGAGTCGCACCAGCAAATCGATCAGAACCGCGAGGGCGTCATGCGGGCCGCGCTCCCCCCGCAGCGTCGCCGCGGGGCGGGGGAGGTGCGACGGGAACGCGGCCGGGTCGCAGTTCAGATTCAGCCCGACTCCCACCGCGACCCGGTCGAGCCGCGGGCGTTCGCACAGTACCCC
Coding sequences within:
- a CDS encoding aspartate aminotransferase family protein, translating into MPALADPPTFRSSVETAALFERAVIPNYPRLPISLVRGEGSRVWDAEGRSYLDLFPGWGCNLLGYAPPRVVEAIREQAGRLIHVPNTWLIEEQAAFADFLTQRSFGKAFFCNSGAEATEAALKLARLHTPEEKYRVVTFEKGFHGRTFAAVTATAQPKYHAGLGPLMPGFRYAPLNDLDAVRELVDAETAAIMIEPVQGEGGVNVHPPGFLQGLRDICDEAGALLIFDEVQTGMGRTGHWFASETFGVRPDIFTLAKGVAGGVACGGIVCRDEIAPSLRPGMHASTFGGNPLAMAAGLATGRTIEEEGLLEHCLDMAERFRGALEPLIESNPIVEAVRVCGMMIGVQLTVPAGPVQDACLKRGLIINSTQGSVVRLLPALNVTAEDVDEGCAILIDCLSDAADLAADETGGGA
- the argB gene encoding acetylglutamate kinase: MALRPAPNATDARERAIRDAETLLSAGEWIRAFRGRYVVVKLGGSALENEEAVDCLLADVRFMETVGLKPVLVHGGGKAISAAMAEAGLESKFVAGRRYTDADSLSVVAKTLAGISRSLAAGIERQGGKAVALCNFEMGAPDGLALYGRPLTLPGEDGQPLDLGLVGEAIGANHRAIEDVLKEDRIPVLPSLARDRRVPGPAGLLNVNADTAAAALARLLGAEKLVFLSDVAGLYADPHDESTLIQHLTADRAEELIHSGAISGGMIPKVEAALEALLAGVTKIHFVDGRTPHSVLLEIYSDSGVGTEIVADDPR
- a CDS encoding DoxX family protein, translating into MSPKARRITGLVLIWLVGLALAASAGMKLAGMAEGESASAGGLDGLIRPLGVVELLSAVLLLVPLTHRLGLLLCTAYLGGAIAASIVMMGLAEALPAAILQALLWTGATLRTPDLLGPLLVRPAPVGAPPVRSSAAETPL
- the tadA gene encoding tRNA adenosine(34) deaminase TadA translates to MRRALDLAAAAGEMDEVPVGALVVYAPPVGPEEEDVGLTTERVIGEGYNQRETLSDPTAHAEMIALTQAAEALGSWRLDDCTLYVTLEPCPMCAGAIVNARVPAVVYGAADPKAGACDSLFRLTDDPRLNHRSAVLGGVLAGECGAILTDFFRAKRALGKK
- a CDS encoding SIMPL domain-containing protein (The SIMPL domain is named for its presence in mouse protein SIMPL (signalling molecule that associates with mouse pelle-like kinase). Bacterial member BP26, from Brucella, was shown to assemble into a channel-like structure, while YggE from E. coli has been associated with resistance to oxidative stress.), with protein sequence MLPSTVGDLLLPHEPRPSFTVDLTREFKQIADRCDVWLSVRGSTLLTGHAALEQAEEVRKVVEAILKLGVPREAVHLADVSIDSKSGVFTRSTEAAYALRVEVTDLARLADLLTAVTAPKTCRLVRIDYRFSDDEAVADEWIAQTIGDCVRRAKAVAAAAGVTLGTLREVTHEVIRPRPSSYSSDSRLGGFDDDLIGTRLTETADSLPGPVVRERRVRVDAGLRYEIGPPDDPAAGATA
- a CDS encoding NHL repeat-containing protein, yielding MSGSVSRRTALQTGAAAVALTGAPFLRAFDKTGSKPVTVGSGEHVYQWQGNWGELPTGFAWGNTHGVCQSADGTIFLCHQAEGGPKRAVVLAFDPDGKFLRSWGEEFHGGGHGLDLREEGGEEFLYLTDLSQPCTVKFTLAGEEVRRWGQPDAKQYGDGQRYMATNVAFTPDGGFFVGDGYGSSHLIKYDAKGDLVGVFAEKGGEPGQLNCPHGLLWDDRPGREPALAVADRGNHRISYFDLNGKFLRVEAANTVPSPCDFADVHESGVRLVPDLRARVTLLDAENNLLTHLGDDADWIESTQADGRAMRNKPKQWKPGRFVAPHDAAFVNGGDILVAEWVPTGRLTYLKRV
- a CDS encoding phosphatidylglycerol lysyltransferase domain-containing protein, which gives rise to MIQSRPAVCDAGPAGGEDPAGTARRLARQYARTADGLLIGEPGRGLLALPSPPGAVGPIRCGTTALIPGGPLAAPEDAGALIRLTEAWAEPLGLAPLSLNVTEAELPPLLAAGYQPTRTASECVVRHPGDWSGSRYRAVRAACARAERGGTVVRELNDHDAAWQDLPAIFAAHLAAKPQRRPAGPFVALPPTGPSDERRVWVAAVRGGAVGFATACPLGRWEADGSRRWTLGAFHTRPDAPPGTAAALVRGLLDDLVAEGIGAVSLGPAPAVVTGPAPAGENRLVARGVRAWIRAGNGLFDARGLWHFKSRFRPTLEPLYACGRPRVTARQAADFVRASGVLRVDPRRALRGTWADLRRPAAFGALP
- a CDS encoding dual specificity protein phosphatase family protein — protein: MSVAVATPSSAMGATDSQSAAGRSESHRSSSRRHESAQRGWWIAGFLILSGLAAVLAWDAVKYEFIAKRFGVVETDGLFRSGQISEAMFVPTLEEHGIDTVICLMGNDKDEPGHPEEVAAVEAMEDVKFERFPLRGDGTGDFETYFNALVALTSARRADRKVLVHCAAGSQRTGSIVAAYQLLVLREDPADVYAELGRYGWEPDDAAMLDYLNQHLPECARRLYERGLISEIPDPMPVLGP